In Nitrospira sp., one genomic interval encodes:
- a CDS encoding efflux RND transporter periplasmic adaptor subunit, translating into MNHALLRHLGPIVFGCALAACTQPDSSPTAPTGADAHPTPTAEIPTLLVQAAADHPNLTLSARVTYAEDGFSRISSPLEGPVLDVRVKLGQTVKAGDILMVIDAADIAKAYAAYVEEISELGLAERNYELTKDLYDAQAMSRKDLEHAENDLNRERAEFKQAKERLLSLRVPAEELSKPLDQQQITSRFALRSPLTGTVVERNVTPGQMVGPDTASPLFTVADLRRLQVIADVYERDLSGIRVGSIADMTVEAYPGLTFPAAIAVIGDVVDPATRTIKIRASVSNDSGRLKPEMFARLMLAGRGGGPTFMIPRQAVVERSGKQWVIVRHDQDRYEERAVVIEGVVGSQVTVLEGLSAGERIVLTPSQIKRLTATGASTEGA; encoded by the coding sequence ATGAATCACGCTCTCCTCCGGCATCTCGGCCCAATCGTCTTCGGTTGTGCCCTTGCGGCCTGTACACAGCCCGATTCATCTCCCACGGCCCCGACCGGCGCCGACGCGCACCCTACGCCGACGGCCGAGATTCCAACACTGCTGGTCCAAGCCGCCGCAGACCATCCGAACCTGACCCTCTCCGCCCGCGTCACCTATGCGGAAGACGGGTTCTCCCGAATCTCGTCCCCCCTGGAGGGGCCGGTGCTGGATGTGCGGGTGAAACTGGGCCAGACGGTGAAGGCGGGTGACATCCTTATGGTCATCGATGCCGCCGATATCGCCAAGGCCTATGCGGCCTACGTCGAGGAAATCTCGGAACTCGGTCTCGCCGAACGCAATTATGAGCTGACGAAGGATCTCTACGATGCGCAGGCCATGTCCCGGAAAGATCTGGAGCATGCGGAGAACGACCTGAACCGCGAACGCGCCGAGTTCAAGCAGGCCAAGGAGCGGTTATTATCCCTTCGCGTGCCGGCGGAGGAACTCAGCAAGCCGCTCGACCAACAACAAATCACCTCACGCTTCGCCCTGCGCAGTCCCTTAACAGGCACGGTGGTCGAGCGGAACGTCACGCCGGGACAGATGGTGGGACCAGACACGGCCAGCCCGCTGTTCACGGTTGCCGATCTCAGGCGCCTTCAAGTCATCGCCGACGTGTATGAACGCGATCTTTCCGGCATCCGCGTCGGTTCCATCGCCGACATGACGGTCGAAGCCTACCCGGGCCTGACCTTCCCCGCCGCCATTGCCGTCATCGGGGACGTGGTCGATCCGGCCACCCGCACCATCAAAATCCGGGCATCGGTCTCCAACGACAGCGGTCGGCTCAAGCCGGAAATGTTCGCTCGCCTGATGCTTGCGGGCCGGGGCGGCGGCCCGACATTCATGATTCCCAGACAGGCCGTCGTCGAACGATCCGGAAAACAGTGGGTCATCGTCCGACACGATCAGGACCGGTATGAAGAGCGGGCGGTGGTCATCGAAGGGGTCGTGGGCAGCCAGGTAACGGTTCTGGAAGGGCTGTCGGCAGGTGAGCGAATCGTGCTCACGCCGTCACAGATCAAACGATTGACGGCGACGGGAGCCTCTACCGAAGGAGCTTAG
- a CDS encoding SAM-dependent chlorinase/fluorinase has protein sequence MPAAIPLITLLTDFGDRDYFVASMKGVILNINPQAHIVDLSHQVTPHDVADAAYLLKSCYRYFPDGTIHIAVVDPGVGGTRRPLLLSSSRYFFIGPDNGIFTHIYQEESAVEVRQIENRQYRLDSEGATFDGRDLFAPAAAWLTKNQPLGSFGRLTPSYERLASSEPAWDKHVMAGQIMYIDRFGNLITNLTPYHVKEVRGVTKRSEPYIRIGGLTIDGLVRTYSDGSADHPQALINSNGYLEVFLKEGRAADRLHVDRGARIELC, from the coding sequence ATGCCCGCGGCGATTCCCCTCATCACCCTCTTGACGGACTTCGGCGACCGCGATTACTTCGTGGCCAGCATGAAGGGCGTCATCTTGAACATCAACCCGCAGGCACACATCGTCGACCTGTCCCACCAGGTCACCCCGCATGATGTCGCGGACGCCGCCTACCTCTTGAAGTCCTGTTACCGATATTTCCCGGACGGCACCATCCACATCGCCGTAGTCGATCCTGGCGTCGGCGGGACCAGGCGACCGCTGCTGCTGTCGTCATCGCGCTATTTTTTTATCGGCCCCGACAACGGTATCTTCACCCACATTTACCAAGAGGAAAGCGCCGTCGAAGTCAGGCAGATCGAGAATCGGCAGTACCGTTTGGACTCCGAAGGCGCCACCTTTGACGGCCGTGACCTGTTCGCCCCAGCCGCAGCCTGGCTGACGAAGAACCAACCGCTCGGTTCGTTCGGCCGCCTGACCCCCAGCTACGAACGGCTCGCCTCATCCGAACCGGCTTGGGACAAACATGTGATGGCCGGCCAGATCATGTACATCGATCGCTTCGGCAACCTCATTACGAACCTCACGCCCTATCATGTGAAAGAGGTGCGGGGTGTGACGAAGCGATCGGAGCCCTACATCCGCATCGGAGGCTTGACCATCGACGGTCTCGTGAGGACTTACAGTGACGGGTCTGCGGACCACCCGCAGGCCTTGATCAACAGCAATGGGTACCTGGAAGTGTTTCTGAAAGAGGGCCGCGCCGCAGACCGACTTCACGTGGACCGTGGAGCCAGGATCGAACTCTGCTGA
- the bioA gene encoding adenosylmethionine--8-amino-7-oxononanoate transaminase has product MTLSRRTAQLAAWDHTYLWHPFTQMQEWERDLPVIIERGRGSYLIDTEGRKYLDGTSSIWVNLHGHRHPRLDRALTAQLRQIAHSTLLGLSNPPAIRLARELIRVAPKGLTRVFYSDNGSTAVEVALKMAVQYWQQRDSQAGPKTTFLHLKLAYHGDTVGAVSVGNIELFHARFKPLLFPTLEVDPPYCYRCPLGLTHPSCGMACVDPLEQILQTRHREIAAVIIEPLVQAAAGMMTAPRGYLKRVRELCTQYDVLLIADEVATGFGRTGKLFACEHERVTPDLMAISKGLTGGYMPLAATLATEDIYRAFLGRYDEWKTFFHGHSYTGNPLGCAVALANLEIFREGKTLMGVRRKAALLRRLLRPFTHLKAVGDIRQCGLMVGIELVEDRETRRPYPIELRIGHRVALACRAHGLLLRPLGNVLVLLPPLSVSEHELSRMVSILNRAIVDTTEAQASLS; this is encoded by the coding sequence ATGACACTTTCACGCAGGACGGCTCAACTCGCTGCCTGGGACCATACGTATCTCTGGCATCCCTTCACGCAGATGCAGGAATGGGAACGGGACCTGCCGGTCATCATCGAACGGGGACGCGGCTCCTACCTGATCGACACGGAGGGGCGAAAATATTTGGACGGCACGTCGTCGATTTGGGTCAATCTTCATGGTCATCGGCATCCCCGCCTCGATCGAGCGTTGACCGCGCAGCTGCGACAGATCGCCCATTCGACCCTGCTCGGTCTTTCCAACCCCCCCGCCATTCGACTTGCACGGGAGCTCATCCGCGTTGCGCCGAAGGGCCTTACGCGCGTCTTCTATTCCGACAACGGCTCCACGGCGGTCGAGGTGGCTCTCAAGATGGCGGTGCAATATTGGCAGCAACGAGACTCGCAGGCCGGCCCGAAGACGACCTTCCTCCATCTGAAGCTGGCCTACCACGGCGATACGGTGGGCGCCGTCAGCGTGGGCAACATCGAACTCTTCCATGCGCGATTCAAACCGCTGCTGTTCCCTACGTTGGAGGTCGATCCCCCCTACTGCTACCGTTGCCCGCTCGGCTTGACCCATCCCTCCTGCGGTATGGCCTGCGTCGATCCTTTGGAACAGATCCTCCAAACCAGACATCGCGAGATCGCCGCCGTGATCATCGAGCCGCTCGTGCAAGCGGCGGCGGGAATGATGACCGCACCTCGAGGGTACCTGAAGCGCGTGCGTGAACTCTGCACGCAATACGACGTACTCCTGATCGCCGATGAAGTCGCGACCGGATTCGGACGGACAGGGAAACTCTTCGCCTGTGAGCACGAACGCGTCACGCCGGACCTGATGGCCATCAGTAAGGGGCTGACGGGCGGCTATATGCCCTTGGCGGCCACCTTGGCGACGGAAGACATCTATCGCGCGTTTCTCGGTCGCTATGACGAATGGAAGACGTTTTTCCACGGCCACAGTTATACGGGCAATCCCCTGGGATGCGCGGTGGCGCTTGCGAATCTCGAAATCTTCCGCGAGGGGAAGACCCTCATGGGCGTGCGACGGAAGGCTGCGCTCCTCCGGCGGTTGCTGCGACCGTTTACTCACCTGAAGGCCGTGGGCGACATTCGCCAATGCGGACTGATGGTCGGCATCGAGCTGGTGGAGGATCGAGAGACTCGCAGGCCCTACCCGATTGAACTGCGCATCGGGCACCGCGTTGCCCTGGCTTGTCGCGCGCACGGATTACTGCTGCGGCCGCTCGGCAACGTCCTCGTTCTCCTGCCGCCGCTCTCTGTCAGCGAGCACGAACTCAGCCGGATGGTGTCAATTTTGAACAGGGCCATCGTCGACACGACAGAGGCCCAGGCCTCCCTCTCCTAA
- the greA gene encoding transcription elongation factor GreA, which produces MPTPITRKGYEALKAELDRLHKVERPRVIEAIAEARAHGDLSENAEYDAAKERQGFIEARLAELKGKLADARIIDTAGRTSETVVFGATVVLIEQEAQERKQYTLVGQDEADLKQARISVQSPVGRALIGKRVGDLVEVITPARVVEYEVIEIRFDEL; this is translated from the coding sequence ATGCCGACACCGATCACGAGAAAAGGATACGAAGCGCTGAAGGCTGAATTGGATCGTCTGCACAAGGTCGAGCGGCCGCGGGTAATCGAGGCGATCGCGGAAGCCCGCGCACACGGCGACCTCAGCGAGAACGCGGAATACGACGCGGCCAAAGAACGCCAGGGCTTCATCGAAGCCAGATTGGCCGAATTGAAGGGCAAACTGGCCGACGCCCGCATCATCGACACGGCCGGCCGCACGAGTGAGACCGTGGTCTTCGGGGCTACCGTCGTCCTGATCGAGCAGGAAGCCCAGGAACGGAAACAGTACACGCTGGTCGGACAAGACGAAGCCGATTTGAAACAGGCACGTATTTCGGTGCAGTCGCCGGTCGGTCGAGCCCTCATCGGTAAACGGGTCGGGGATCTGGTGGAAGTGATCACACCTGCTCGTGTGGTGGAGTATGAAGTCATCGAAATCCGCTTCGATGAGTTGTAG